A single window of Crassostrea angulata isolate pt1a10 chromosome 8, ASM2561291v2, whole genome shotgun sequence DNA harbors:
- the LOC128160779 gene encoding uncharacterized protein LOC128160779 — translation MGNGESVVYKYPSEIRFTHDSIQSNFRDGHSIPETFRQILMKKIAVESLPLMEVMKHEGEWFVVRGNRRLFLFQELERKGYLKQVSVQTRNFNSDLFYKQYTSPNRGKSVRIRGYGQDSVRTELDKIWAEYQSSYCTIL, via the coding sequence ATGGGTAACGGTGAGTCTGTGGTATACAAGTATCCGTCCGAAATCCGATTCACCCACGACAGCATCCAATCCAATTTCCGCGATGGACACTCCATCCCAGAAACATTTCGACAAATTCTGATGAAAAAGATTGCTGTGGAAAGTTTGCCTTTAATGGAAGTCATGAAACACGAGGGCGAATGGTTCGTTGTACGGGGAAATAGGAGGCTGTTCTTGTTTCAAGAGTTAGAGAGAAAAGGTTATTTGAAACAAGTGAGCGTGCAGACAAGAAATTTTAATTCTGACCTGTTTTACAAGCAATACACCTCTCCAAATAGGGGGAAAAGTGTCAGAATCAGGGGGTACGGTCAGGATTCAGTGAGAACAGAATTGGACAAAATATGGGCGGAGTATCAGAGTT
- the LOC128160150 gene encoding uncharacterized protein LOC128160150 encodes MGNGESVVNMYPSNIRFTHDSIQSNFSDGHSIPETFRQILWKKLTVEDLPLIEVMKYGGEWFVVRGNRRLFLFKELEKRGLLSQVKVQTRNFDQYLFQTQHTSSNKGKTVLIRGYRHHAVKQELDEIWSEYQRETSRCAIM; translated from the exons ATGGGTAACGGTGAGTCTGTGGTGAACATGTATCCGTCTAATATTCGATTCACTCACGACAGCATTCAATCCAATTTCAGCGATGGACACTCCATCCCAGAAACATTTCGTCAAATTCTGTGGAAAAAGCTAACTGTTGAGGATTTGCCATTGATTGAAGTTATGAAATATGGAGGAGAGTGGTTCGTTGTACGGGGGAATAGAaggttgtttttatttaaagagtTAGAGAAAAGAGGTCTGTTATCTCAGGTCAAAGTTCAAACAAGAAATTTTGATCAGTATCTCTTTCAAACACAACACACATCTTCGAATAAAGGAAAAACCGTTTTGATCCGTGGTTATCGCCATCATGCAGTGAAGCAAGAACTAGATGAGATATGGTCTGAATACCAGCGAGAGACCT cTCGTTGTGCAATCATGTGA